From the Chthonomonadales bacterium genome, the window CCGCGTCTCGCTACCTACTGCGAGCAAGGGCGCGGGGGCAGTGGGGGCCGGAGCGCCGCTTACACCAACCACCCGCGGACATTATCGCTGAGCAATATGTGGACATTATCGCTGAGCAGGAACAGAGGCGCGCGCCGTCGGGCGCGCGCACCGTCGGGGCAGGTGAAGCGCCTCTGCGCGGTGAACCGTCTCGCGGGCGCCAGGCGACGCCGCCGGGCGCGCCAGGCCGCGCCCATACCGCATCAGGAGCACGCCATGCCAGCGACGTCCGTGGCCGGAACGCGCGTCCGGCGCGCCGTCGTCCCCGCCGCCGGCCTGGGGACACGTCTGCGACCGATCACCAGCGCCATCCCCAAGGAGATGCTGCCCGTCGGGCGCAAGCCCGTTCTGGAGCACGTCGTCGACGAGTTGCGCGCCGCCAGGATCACCGAGGTGGTCTTCGTCATCTCGCCCGGCAAGGAGGTGGTGCGCGCCTACTTCGGCGATGGCTGTAACCGCGGCGTGCGGTGCGCCTATGTCGTGCAGCCGGAGATGCTCGGCCTTGGCGATGCGCTCCTTCGCGCCGAACCGTTGGTGGCGGACGAGCCCTTCGCCGTGGCGTTCGGCGACTGCATCGTGCAGGCGCAGACGCCACCGTTGGCCCGGTTACTGGCCGCCCAGGCAGAGAACGCGTGGGATGCCGCCGTCCTGGTGGAGCGCGTGCCCCGCGAGAGCACGTCGCGGTACGGCGTCGTGTCCCCCACGCCGGGCGCCGACGCCGCCGCAGCGTTCGCGATTCGGGACGTGGTGGAGAAGCCGCGCCCGGAGGAGGCGCCGAGCGATCTGGCCGTCGCTGCCCGATGGGTCCTTTGTCCGGCCGTTTTCGACGTCATTCGGCGCACCCCGGCGGACGCCAACGGCGAGGTCGGTCTGACCCAGGCCGTCCGCCTGCTGCTCCGCGAGGGCGGCCGGGTCGGCGCCGTGCGCCTGCTGGCCGGCGAGCGGCGGCTGGACATCGGCGCCTGGCGGACCTACCTGGCCGCAGCCGCCGAGGCGGCCATCGACGATTCGGAGAGCGGCCCGGCCGTGCGCGATCTCCTCGCCGAGAGGATCGAGCGGCCATGATCGGCGTGATCATCGCCGGCGGGCCCGGCACGCGGCTCCATCCGCTCACCTACTGCCGCCCGAAGCACCTCCTCCCGCTCGGCAACCGTGCCTTCCTAGAGTACCAGGTGGCGCTGCTGCGACGCCACGGCATCGCCGAGGTCGTTGTCGCCACAAGCTACCTGGCCGAGCAGATCGAGGCGCACTTCGGCGACGGGTCACGCTTCGGCGTGCGGATGCGCTATGCCGTCGAGCGTGAGCCGCTGGGGACCGGCGGAGCGATCGCCAACGCTGCGGGCCCGGTCGCCGGAGCCGCCCTCGTTCTCAACGGCGACATCCTGACCGACTTCGACCTGGCCGCGATGCTGCGCGGACACCGCGACCGCGGCGCCTGCGCCACCATCGCGTTGCGACGCGTGCGCCGGCCGCATGGGTTCGGCGCGCTCACACTCGATGGCGCCGGAAGCGTCACGCAGTGGCGAGAGCCCTCCGAGGAGGCCAAGCGGCTCGCCGCCGCGCACACCGGCCCGCTGGAGGAGGCGTCCGACCTGATCAACGCGGGGATCTACGCGCTGGAGCCTCCGGCCCTCGAGGCGATCCCGCGCGGGCGCGCGTCGTCCATCGAGCGCGAGGTGTTTCCCGCGCTCATCGCGAGCGGCGCGGGCGTCGCCGGCCACGAGGGCCAGGGGTACTGGATGGACATCGGGCGCCCCGCCCAGTACCTGGCCGCGAGCGCGGCCGTGCTGGGGCGCGCCGTTGCCAGCGACGTGGACGCGACGGCCGTGAACGCGAGTGCCCGCCTGGCCCCCGACTCCTCGCTAGACTCCCTGACGAGCGTGGGAGCGGGCTCGAGTGTGGGCGCCGGTTCGCGGGTGACAGCGAGTATAATACTGGACAACGCCGTGATCGGGGAGCGCGTCCAACTGGACGGGACGATCGTCGACACGGGGGTGCGGATCGGCGACGACGTGACCGCTCGTCCGGGCACCGTCCTCGCCGCCGGCACCATCGTCGGGCGCGGGTCCCGGCTGTAGGCCCGCGGAAGTCGGCGGCGCGCACCGCCCCGGAGGGCACAGATTGCACGTTGGTCTCGCGGACCCGGCGGCGCAGTACCACAGTATGCGCACCGAGGTCGACGATGCCGTTCGCTCGGTGCTCGCGAGCGGACGCTATATTCTGGGCCCCGAGGTGGCGTCCCTCGAGGAAGAGATCGCGGAGGCCTGCGGGGCCGCCCACGCGGTCGCCGTCAACTCAGGCACCGATGCGCTGCTGCTCGCGCTGCGAGCGCACGGCGTCGGCCCCGGCGACGAGGTGGTCACCACGCCCTTCACCTTCGTGGCGACCGTCGAGGCCATCCTGCACGCCGGCGCCCGGCCCGTCTTCGCGGACATCGACCCCGACACGTTCGGTCTGGACGCCGAGGCCACCGCAAGTCGCCTTACCCCGCGCACCCGCGCGATCCTTCCAGTCGACCTCTTCGGGCAGATGGCCGACCGCGCGAGTTTCGAGCGCCTTGCGGGCGAGCGCGGCCTCGCGCTGATCTGGGACTCGGCGCAGGCCATCGGCGCGCGGCTCGGCGGCCGGCGCCTCGGCGAGCACACCGGCTCCTGCACGCTCTCCTTCTTTCCAACGAAAAACCTGGGGGCCTGCGGCGACGGCGGCATGGTGCTCACGAACGACGCGGCGATCCGCGACCGCCTCCTGCGCCTACGGTTCCACGGCAGCGCGGGCGGCTACCTCTATGCCGACGTGGGCTACTGCAGCCGGCTCGACGCGCTCCAGGCCGCCATTCTGCGCGTTAAGCTCCCGCACCTCCCCGGATGGACGGAGGCGCGCCGGCGCCACGCGGCGCGGTACCGCGAGTTGCTGGCCCGCTCGAGCGCGCACCTCCCCGTCGAGCGACCGGGCTCCTATCACACCTACCACCAGTTCACTCTGCGGCACACCGAGCGCGACGGCCTCAAGCAGTTCCTCGCGGCGCGCGGCATCGACTCGGGCGTCTACTACCCGCTGCCGCTCCACCTCCAGGAGGCCTTTGCCTTTCTAGGAGGCCGCGCGGGCGACTGCCCGCAGGTCGAGCTCGCATCGCGCGAGGTGCTCTCGATCCCCGTCTATCCGGAGCTGACCGGTGAGCAGCTCTCCTATGTGGCCGAGGCCGTGCTCGCTTTCGACGAGCAGACCGGCGGCCGCGCCACGGGCGCCGGTGCTCGCGGCGCAGCGGGGGGCTGAGGGCACGATTTCCCGCACCCTCTCCCGTAGTTCCTGCGTTGCCGCGCGCGTTGCCCGCGCCAGCGTGGACCTGGACATGAGGAGTTCCGACGATGAAAGCGATGATCCTGGCCGCCGGAGTGGGTTCACGGCTCGACCCGCTGACGCGAAACCTGCCGAAGCCGCTCGTGCCGATCGTAAACCGCCCCGTGATGCAGCATATCGTGGAGCTTCTGCGCAAACACGGCTTCACCCATATAATGGTCAACCTGCACTACCTCGGCGACCAGATCGCGGAGTACTTCGGCGATGGAAGCCGATTCGGCGTGAACATCCACTACTCGCATGAGGACCAGCTCTGGGGCGATGCCGGCAGCGTGAAGCGAGTGGAGGACTTCCTCAAGGACGACACCTTCATCGTAGTGGGAGGCGACGATCTGGCCGATCTCGACCTCACGCGACTCGTCAAGACCCACCGCGACAAGCGCGCCCTCGCCACCATCGCCCTCTCCCTCGTGGACGACCCCTCGGAGTACGGCATCGTCCTGATGAACGAGGAGGGCCGGATCACGCGCTTCCTCGAGAAGCCCAAGGGCGAGTTCATCTTCTCCAACACGGCCAACACCGGCGTCTATGTCTTCGAACCCGAGGTCTTTGAGCTCATTCCGCGCAACACCTTCTACCTCTTTGGCAAGAGCTTCTTCCCCCAGATGCTGGAGCAGAAGCGCCCGCTCTACGGGCATCTGACCGCCGCGTACTGGATGGACGTCGGGAACCTGGATATCTACCGGCGCACGCACATCGACGCGCTGGCCGGCAGGGTGGGCATCAACTTCCCGATGCCCGAGGTCCGCAAGTACGTCTGGATCGGCAGCAACGTGGACATCGACCCATCCGCCGAGATCGGCTATCCCGTCGCCATCGCGGACGACTGCCGCATCGAGGCGGGCGCGCGCGTGCTGGAGCACACGGTCCTCGGGCATGGATGCGCGGTTGAGCAGGGGGCCGTGGTGAAGGAGTCGATCCTCTGGGACGGCGCGGTCGCGATGCGCAACACCTGGCTGGAGCGCTGCGTGGTCGGCCGCGGGTGTCACGTGAAGACGAATGCGGCGATCTTCGACGGCGTGATCGTCAACCCGCAGCGCGGCGACAACCACGGCTGAGCGCGACGGCGCCCGGGCCTGACGTGGGAAGGGCCGGCCCCCTGGCGGGCGCCGGCCCTTCCCACGCGTCACCGCGTCCCCCGCCGGTCAGGGAACCAGCGTGAGGTTCACAGTGACAGGTCTGTCCGGCCGCTGCAGCGTCACATCCTGCGTCTTCGTCTGAAAGCCCACATGTTCCGCGCGCACCGCGTAGGCACCCGCGACCACCCAGAAGCCGTAGGCGCCGTCGGAGGCGGTCTGGCGGGTCGCCACCGTCGAACCGGTGGACCGATCGATGAGCGTCACCGTGGTGCCAGCGAAGTCCGTGGCGCCCTGCACGGTGATGGCGCCCCGGATGTTCGAGGGTCCGCCCGGGATGCCGCCGACCGGCGGCGAGATGGGGATGTCGCCCAGGTCGTTATCGCTGGGCGGGTTACCGGGCGGGCCCAGGGGCAGGTCAAGGGAGATCGGCTTGTCCTCGAACCCCTGAGCCGTCACGAGGCCGACCGGCTCCGTCGTGCCGCCGAGGCCGACGGGCAGCCCCGTGAAGCGAAACGCGCCGTCGGCGCCCGTGACCTGAACCTGGCCGGACAGGCGGACCCGCGCGTTCGCCACGGGCGCGAACGTGTCCACCCGCACGATTCGACCGACGGCGGTAGCCGTGTAGCCCTGGCTTGAGAGGAACAGGTCGCCGAGGTCGGTGCGGGTGTTCGCCGCGAGCGTCGGCAGCGGCTGGCGCAGTTCCGGCGCGCCGGAGGCGGTCACCACGATCTCCGTGGCGGTCGACGCGACGCCGGTGAGCACGAACGTACCGTCGACGGCGGTGGTCGCCGAGCGCCCCCCGACTCTCACCGTAGCCGGCGGGTCCGGCGGCTGGTTGGTCGAGACGAGGAGTACGCGCCCCGCCACGTCGGCCGGCGGCGCGCCCCCGCCCCCGCCCCCACATCCGCACAGTGCAACCACCAGCGCGGCCAGGGCGGCGGCCCCCAGCCGCCATGTTGCATGCGTCGTCACGAGGTACCCCCCATACCTGGCGCGCCGTCTGGACGGGCGCCGCGCGGACTGTGAGCGAGCGCTGGCCATCTCAGCGCACCACCGTGACGGGCTGAACGACGCGCGCGACCTCGCCCTCGGGGGTGCGCGCGGTCACCTGCACCATGTAGACGCCCGCCGGCACCGCGATAGCGCGATCGTCGCGAAGATCCCAGAGCATCCGGTTGGCTCCCCGGGAGACGGCCCGGCCGACGCCGAGCCGCCGCACAGTGCGCCCGTCGGCCCCGCGAATCTGCGCGTCAACAGTAGCGCCGGCCGAGAGGTCGAAGCCAATCTCGACCGCACCGCCCGGCGAGCGCGATGCGCGCGCCGCCAGGTTCAGGATGCGCAGGCCCGCCGCACCGCGCAACTCGGCCGTCACCTGGAACCGCCGTGTGGCCGAGGCGCCGGACACGAACGCGTAGCTGGAGGAGCCGTTCAGGTACTGCCTGCGGCCGGTGGCCACGTCCCGCAGCAGGAGGCGCAGCGAGCGGGGCACGCGGGCCACGCCCGCCCAGGCGAGCGTGTAGGTCTTGCCTGGCGCCGGCGTACTGACCGTCACGTCCCAGGTGGCGGGCGCGTTGAGGGCGCGAATGTCCGCGAAGTAGTCGCCCGCAACGCCGCCCCACTCCGGGTGGGCCATGGCGACGGAGGGCACGGCGCGCGTGAAGTCCGGGGGTCTTGCGGCGTCGAAATGGGCATCGTAGCCGGCCGAGGCGCCGTCTGCCTGACCTATGTAGGCCGTCGCGCCGACACCGTCGGGCCCTCGCACCGTGAGCGGCACGGCCCACCCGGCGGGCGCCGCGGCGGAGGCGGACCGCGTCGACGCGGCGCGCGAGCGCGCGGCCTGCGTCGCCGGACTCGGGTACGTGATCGTCACTCCCTCCGACACGAGTACGCGGATCCAGTAGCCCTGCCATGGCTCCAGCGTGCTCGCCGGGACGTAGCCCAGCGTCTGGTCCCAGCGCCAGACCGCCACCTGGCCCACCGTCGGCACCGCCTGCGCGACGATCCACCCGCGCTCAATCGCGGCAGCCAGGTTCACCGGCACGTTGTCCGCCTGGTACTGGAACTGCAGGTTGGCGATGGGAACCGCGGTCTCGTAGGGATTCCCGATCTGGTTCCATCCGTGCAGCAGGGCCAGCGACACCTCGCTCTGGTCGGTAAGCACGCGGCCTTTCACCGTGGCGCTGACCGCGGAGCCGAAGTTGGACCAGTAGCCCTTGCCGGGCTGCAGCGGGTCGAGCGTCGGGTACCGCAGGTACTTGTCGTCGCCGGTGAGCGTCTGGCGCCACTGGGCGAGAAGCAGATTGCCCTCGTTGAAGAGCGGCTGGCCCGTCGTCGGGTCCAGGAGCGCCTCGGCTGCCTTGGGCCGCAGCGGCTGGATCGGGAAGGAGATCATTGCCGGCCCAGCCGCGAAGATATGCGTGCGGCCCTGCACCGGGTCATCCACATGGAACTCGACCACATACTCTCCATAGCCCGTGTTGACGCGGCGGCTCGTTGCGTTGCCCTGCGAGTCGGTGAAGGTGATGGTTGCCCGGCGCGGCTGGCTGAAGATGGCGGAGTCGATCTCGGAGCCGAACGCGCCCTGGCGCACGTCGATCTCGGCGCTCTGGATCCCGTCGGCCTCCATGCGGATCGTGCCGGTGTCCGCGCCAACCACCACGCCCCAGAGGTTGTTCCCGACGCCCTTGCCCGTCGAGCGCGGCGCCACCTGGAGCCGCACGTTCTCGTTGTTCACCGGGAAGTCCATTGTGACGCGCATGCGGCCCTCCAGGCTGGGCTCGCCGCCGATGGTGGCGAAGAAGGTGGGCGCGACTGCCCCCATCCCATCGCGAATGTCGACGCGCTCGTACTGCGCGCCAAGGAACAGGCGCGAGGTGAAGTTATAATCCCAGTAGATCGGGTAGCACGTGCCGCTGAGGCCCAGCTCGTCGCTGTTGCCGCTCGTGTCGAAGGCGGTGCGGAAGTAGCTGAGAATTACGGCGACGGCGAAGTCGTCGTCCGCAGTCGCCTCCGGCCGCAGCGCCGACACCTGTGCGTACAGCTTGGCGCCGGGCGACACGCTGGTGTCGAGCACATACTGACGAACGTACCAGCTCTGGAAGTCCATGCCCTCCACGGTCGGCGTCCCATCGTTGGCCAGCGCCCGGGCTGCCAGGTCGCGCAGGGCGGGCACGTTGTTGGCCAGCGCCGGGTTCGTCGCGAGGGCGGCGTAGTAGAGTCCGTTGAACGTGCGGAAGAAGCTCGGGTCCTCGGCGGCAACCTTCAGCCATGCCGAGCCCGCCATCTGGAGCCGTGGCACGAGCATCACCGGGAAGGCGGCCGTGTTCGCCTCGGTGTTCGTCTTGGAGACCGGATAGAAGCGGTCGTTGCCGAGCGGCTGCTGGTTGAGCAGCGCGTAGCGGTCGAGCGCTACCCACAGAGGGTCAGCCACCGAGAGGTCGCCCAGAGACCCGCCAAATACCTGCGACGGCGTGTTGCGAAGGATCGGCAGTACGCTGCGCACGGTAACCAGGGTGGCGGCCCGCGCCATGCCGCGCTCCCAGGCATCGTACGAGATGGACCTGGCCCCGTGGAAGGCGAGCGCCAGCATCTGCGTCAGGCTCAGAATGGTCGTCTGAGCGGAGCGGTATTGGGCGAACGTGATCTCCCGCGTGGAAGCGTTGAACACGCCTCCGGAGAGGGCATTGGGGTCCGTGATTCCCTGGCCGACCGGCAGGTTGTCGCCGTTCACGAGGGTAACGGTGCCGGTCCAGGCCGGCTCGCCGTAGACGTTACGCAACTCGGGCAGGATGACCGTGAGGGCGGCCTGAAGATCGGCCTGCCAGGCGGCGGGCCAGCTCCCCTCCGTGCCGGCGGCCGGGAAGGTGAAATCGAGCGTGTTCGCCCGGCCGCGTGTCGCGGCGGGCGGCGGCGCGAGGCGGCCGTCACGGCGAACCAGGACCAGGTCCGGCACGGCAGGCGTCAACTCGCCCCGATAGCGGAACGTGCGCCGCATGTACTCGACGGCGCGCGCCACGGCGGAGGCCCGGGCCCGCCGCGCGCGGTTCACGCGCGCGGCCACGGCGCGCCGCACCGCGGCATGGTCGGCGCCGGCCGGCACGTCCACGATCAGCGCCTGCATGGGGCCGGAGGCCACGGTGGAGAACGGGGCATTGCTCACATTGCGGTACGTCTGCTGGGCCAGCGCGGAGGGACCGGCGAGCGCAAGGACCAGCGCCGCCACTAGCGGGTACCGTGTACTCACGGGTGATGTGCTCCTCGCGGGTGAATGGTGGACGCGCGCCCCTGCCCCGGGGGAGGGGGCGGGACGCATACCAGAGGCTCTATACTATTACGCGGGGCATGTCGTCGGCGGTTCCCCGTCCCCGGCGCCGCGCGCGGCGTTGACAAGCCGAACGCGCCGCGGGTAGATCAGGCATGAAGCAGTTCGCCCGCCCACGAGCCTGGCGGCCGCGCCCTTGCCGGGCCCCGAGAGCGATGAGGAACCCACGCGTGGTGGAGATGCGCGAGCGCGGCCCGGGAGCGGCCGTCCGCCCATGAGCATGCCGACCTGGCACGCGCTCGCCGTCGACGTGGGCGGCTCGAAGTGCGAGGCCCTCCTGCTCGAGTCGTCCGGCGCCGTCGTCGGGCGAGGCCGGTGCGACTTCGCCGACCCGGCGAGCGGCCGCGGCCGGGGAGGAAGCGGACGCAGCGGAGCGACCATCGCCGAAGCGGTGCGCCGCGCCGTCGACGGCCACGTGCTCGCGGGTCCGCTCCACCTCGTAACGTGCGGTTGGATGCCCGACGGCGCGGTCGCCGGCCTGCCCGGCGGCGCGCTGGTGGGGCACGCCGTGGCCGAGCACTCTGCCGCGCTCGCCCTCATCGGCGCCGAGGCAGGGGTCGTGGTCCTGGCGGGCACGGGCTCCCTCGTCTACGGTCGAGCGGAGGACGGTCGGTCGCTGCAACTCGACGCGCTGGGCCCGCTGCTGGGCGACCATGGCAGCGGCTACCAGATCGGGCTGATGGCCATCCGCGCGGCGGCCCGCGCACCGTGGCATCCGCGCCACGCCACGTCGCTGGCCGAGCCCGTCTACGCGGCCTGCGCCGCGCGGCACGCGGGGCCGGGCCGCTTTAACATGGTGGACTACATGCTCGAGCCGCGCGACCGCGCCGAGATCGCCGCGCTGGCGCGCATGGTCGACGGCGAGGCCCGCGCCGGAGACCGGATCGCGCGCGCGATCCTGCGTGACGCCGCCGCAGGCATCGCGGAGACGCTGCGTGACGTGGTGGACCGTCTGGACA encodes:
- a CDS encoding NDP-sugar synthase — translated: MKAMILAAGVGSRLDPLTRNLPKPLVPIVNRPVMQHIVELLRKHGFTHIMVNLHYLGDQIAEYFGDGSRFGVNIHYSHEDQLWGDAGSVKRVEDFLKDDTFIVVGGDDLADLDLTRLVKTHRDKRALATIALSLVDDPSEYGIVLMNEEGRITRFLEKPKGEFIFSNTANTGVYVFEPEVFELIPRNTFYLFGKSFFPQMLEQKRPLYGHLTAAYWMDVGNLDIYRRTHIDALAGRVGINFPMPEVRKYVWIGSNVDIDPSAEIGYPVAIADDCRIEAGARVLEHTVLGHGCAVEQGAVVKESILWDGAVAMRNTWLERCVVGRGCHVKTNAAIFDGVIVNPQRGDNHG
- a CDS encoding NTP transferase domain-containing protein, translated to MPATSVAGTRVRRAVVPAAGLGTRLRPITSAIPKEMLPVGRKPVLEHVVDELRAARITEVVFVISPGKEVVRAYFGDGCNRGVRCAYVVQPEMLGLGDALLRAEPLVADEPFAVAFGDCIVQAQTPPLARLLAAQAENAWDAAVLVERVPRESTSRYGVVSPTPGADAAAAFAIRDVVEKPRPEEAPSDLAVAARWVLCPAVFDVIRRTPADANGEVGLTQAVRLLLREGGRVGAVRLLAGERRLDIGAWRTYLAAAAEAAIDDSESGPAVRDLLAERIERP
- a CDS encoding carboxypeptidase regulatory-like domain-containing protein; protein product: MTTHATWRLGAAALAALVVALCGCGGGGGGAPPADVAGRVLLVSTNQPPDPPATVRVGGRSATTAVDGTFVLTGVASTATEIVVTASGAPELRQPLPTLAANTRTDLGDLFLSSQGYTATAVGRIVRVDTFAPVANARVRLSGQVQVTGADGAFRFTGLPVGLGGTTEPVGLVTAQGFEDKPISLDLPLGPPGNPPSDNDLGDIPISPPVGGIPGGPSNIRGAITVQGATDFAGTTVTLIDRSTGSTVATRQTASDGAYGFWVVAGAYAVRAEHVGFQTKTQDVTLQRPDRPVTVNLTLVP
- a CDS encoding NDP-sugar synthase gives rise to the protein MIGVIIAGGPGTRLHPLTYCRPKHLLPLGNRAFLEYQVALLRRHGIAEVVVATSYLAEQIEAHFGDGSRFGVRMRYAVEREPLGTGGAIANAAGPVAGAALVLNGDILTDFDLAAMLRGHRDRGACATIALRRVRRPHGFGALTLDGAGSVTQWREPSEEAKRLAAAHTGPLEEASDLINAGIYALEPPALEAIPRGRASSIEREVFPALIASGAGVAGHEGQGYWMDIGRPAQYLAASAAVLGRAVASDVDATAVNASARLAPDSSLDSLTSVGAGSSVGAGSRVTASIILDNAVIGERVQLDGTIVDTGVRIGDDVTARPGTVLAAGTIVGRGSRL
- a CDS encoding DegT/DnrJ/EryC1/StrS family aminotransferase, which codes for MRTEVDDAVRSVLASGRYILGPEVASLEEEIAEACGAAHAVAVNSGTDALLLALRAHGVGPGDEVVTTPFTFVATVEAILHAGARPVFADIDPDTFGLDAEATASRLTPRTRAILPVDLFGQMADRASFERLAGERGLALIWDSAQAIGARLGGRRLGEHTGSCTLSFFPTKNLGACGDGGMVLTNDAAIRDRLLRLRFHGSAGGYLYADVGYCSRLDALQAAILRVKLPHLPGWTEARRRHAARYRELLARSSAHLPVERPGSYHTYHQFTLRHTERDGLKQFLAARGIDSGVYYPLPLHLQEAFAFLGGRAGDCPQVELASREVLSIPVYPELTGEQLSYVAEAVLAFDEQTGGRATGAGARGAAGG